Proteins found in one Bicyclus anynana chromosome 26, ilBicAnyn1.1, whole genome shotgun sequence genomic segment:
- the LOC112047130 gene encoding zinc finger and BTB domain-containing protein 11-like, whose translation MTDDEMEDPTNDEIEKLDEYTENNPVVIPNIFVAPIQSKPAERFSQNLEKMPNVSRINTKRNINYNDTNNEIENDDEYIENDTVTMPNIFVAPIQSINQSFNSKTSLKNKSKSARTTNKRNKNSMVISDKTTVKEISNKTNKPRRELNVTREIINDDREDPTTDKIEKINECIENNSGTMSKITVDPIQSKPAKRSVSIKKNKNANLKSPNLKISFKNKSKRARINNKRNENSAYDKINKTHCELNEMADDEREDTTDDETKTTDEFIGNNSVTKANITVSPIQSKPNKRSAEVIENKNTDIQTPNLNITSVKKSKPAQIITKLKESSVKVIADTVQKSNPELVIKEEITDDEMDPFEDRDDIQRLDEYIAYNTVAVPNVTVSPTQSEPANRTAPTVKNNNVGFQMPGSSIYAEKKSKSAQINTNLKTVDQKSNPGLIIKEENMTDDEMDHSFEDHDKIQRFVEYIAKNSVTTPNISAPKPDSITSAEKKSKRVRIHTNLKDNTMVVIPEKDTLNMAGKVVKLNPELDVKQEMTDDEMEEPSFEDYDEIQQIDEFIAKSAVTLPDTNESTKQSEAIKRSVPIAKTTNTNTKKPNLNITKKKSNPVGVNTKLKKFITAYKKSRKGISDKVNKPVARKAVTKKDNTVNKDKANKPKIVPEKEKHCLNLETLLTNSNATPIQHYDGSDFLCCFCSEGFSKSGDLKEHTSKNHRNKKSISAYIKKTRPSTFLLKLDVTLLKCTVCEKKIDTVDNLFDHLQNEHKQRLYADVKNRIVPFNFESEGFKCAICSLFHTKYKNLLEHMHSHYRNYVCDVCDRGFISSRAMLCHQQSHEKSSVGCSKCDKVFENVRRLKLHMAAVHRFKNLPNKCKICNERFTSTPMKDQHMSTVHGKSPIFFKCLACEKSFKNQYSLRIHTKKYHLMERRYQCTQCEKTFFTGAQLRSHTLRHTGVKDFQCDYCSRLFARKTVLSAHMRLHMNNWLYTCHLCDKGFVQKWSWTEHVQTVHGKKEKKLKKKIVAKCNAPEDVRNVVSGKKENKLKTIAAKCNAPAKVRTVVRGKKENKLKKTIAAKYYAPSRWPSSVDHQKRNSGRQEE comes from the exons ATGACCGATGATGAGATGGAGGATCCTACTAATGATGAAATCGAGAAACTAGATGAATATACTGAAAACAATCCCGTTGTAATACCTAACATATTTGTAGCTCCAATACAAAGTAAACCTGCTGAAAGATTTTCTCAAAATTTAGAGAAAATGCCTAACGTATCTCGTATTAATACGAAACGAAACATAAACTATAACGATACTAACAATGAAATCGAAAACGATGATGAATATATTGAAAACGATACTGTTACAATGCCTAATATATTTGTAGCCCCaatacaatcaatcaatcaatcgttCAATTCAAAAACCTCTTTAAAGAATAAGTCTAAATCTGCCCGTACAACCAATAAACGAAACAAAAACAGCATGGTTATATCTGACAAAACAACTGTGAAAGAGATTTCTAATAAAACTAACAAACCCCGTCGTGAGTTAAACGTTACACGTGAAATAATCAATGATGATAGGGAAGATCCAACTACTGataaaatcgaaaaaataaatgaatgcaTAGAAAACAATAGCGGTACAATGTCTAAAATAACTGTAGATCCAATTCAAAGTAAACCTGCTAAAAGATccgtttcaattaaaaaaaataaaaatgctaaCCTTAAATCACCTAATTTGAAAATATCGTTCAAAAATAAGTCTAAACGTGCTCgtattaataataaacgaaACGAAAATAGCGCCTATGATAAGATTAATAAAACACATTGTGAGTTGAACGAAATGGCCGATGATGAGAGGGAAGATACTACCGACGATGAAACCAAGACAACAGATGAATTTATTGGAAACAATAGCGTCACAAAAGCTAATATAACTGTAAGCCCAATTCAAAGTAAACCTAACAAAAGATCCGCTGaagttattgaaaataaaaacaccgATATTCAAACgccaaatttaaatataacctCGGTAAAAAAGTCTAAACCTGCCcaaattattacaaaactaaaaGAAAGCTCAGTGAAAGTGATTGCTGATACAGTACAAAAATCAAATCCTGAGTTGGTCATCAAAGAAGAAATTACTGACGACGAGATGGACCCATTTGAAGATCGCGATGATATTCAAAGATTAGATGAATATATAGCATACAACACCGTTGCAGTGCCTAACGTTACTGTAAGTCCAACACAAAGTGAACCTGCTAATAGAACCGCTccaacagtaaaaaataataacgttGGTTTTCAAATGCCTGGTTCAAGTATATATGCAgagaaaaaatctaaatctgcccaaattaatacaaatttaaaaactgtgGATCAAAAATCAAATCCTGGGTTGATCATCAAAGAAGAAAATATGACTGATGATGAGATGGATCACTCTTTTGAAGATCATGATAAAATCCAAAGATTTGTTGAATATATAGCAAAGAATAGCGTTACAACACCTAACATTAGTGCTCCAAAGCCTGACTCAATTACATCTGCAGAGAAAAAATCTAAGCGTGTTCGCATTCACACAAACTTAAAAGATAACACCATGGTCGTAATACCGGAAAAGGACACTTTGAATATGGCTGGTAAAGTTGTAAAATTGAATCCTGAGTTGGACGTCAAACAAGAAATGACCGACGATGAGATGGAGGAACCGTCTTTCGAAGATTATGATGAAATTCAGCAAATAGATGAATTTATAGCAAAAAGTGCCGTTACATTGCCTGACACAAATGAAAGTACAAAACAGAGTGAAGCTATTAAAAGATCAGTTCCAATCGCAAAAACTACAAATACTAATACCAAAAAGCccaatttaaatataaccaagAAAAAATCAAATCCTGTTGGAGTAAAcacaaaactaaagaaatttATCACGGCTTACAAAAAATCCAGAAAAGGAATTTCTGATAAGGTTAATAAGCCAGTAGCTAGAAAAGCTGTGACTAAAAAGGATAACACAGTAAATAAAGATAAAGCAAACAAACCTAAAATAGTGCCTGAAAAAGAAAAGCATTGCTTAAATCTAGAAACCTTGTTGACAAACTCGAACGCAACACCAATTCAACATTATGACGGTTCTGACTTTTTGTGTTGCTTTTGTTCAGAAGGCTTCTCAAAATCAGGTGATTTAAAAGAGCATACGTCCAAAAATCACAGGAACAAAAAAAGTATCAGTGCATATATCAAGAAAACTCGACCCAGTACTTTCTTACTCAAACTTGATGTTACACTATTAAAATGCACAGTTTGTGAGAAAAAAATAGACACAGTTGATAATTTGTTTGATCATTTGCAAAATGAACACAAACAAAGGCTCTATGCGGATGTAAAGAATCGAATCgttccatttaattttgaaaGTGAAGGATTCAAATGTGCAATATGTTCGCTCTTCCATACTAAGTACAAAAACCTACTGGAACACATGCACTCGCATTACAGAAACTATGTGTGCGACGTTTGCGATAGGGGATTCATTAGTTCACGGGCGATGTTGTGTCACCAACAATCTCACGAAAAAAGCTCCGTTGGATGCAGCAAATGCGACAAAGTCTTCGAAAACGTGCGTAGATTGAAACTGCATATGGCAGCAGTTCATAGATTCAAAAATCTGCCGAACAAATGTAAGATATGTAACGAGAGATTCACGAGCACCCCTATGAAGGATCAGCACATGAGCACAGTTCACGGGAAGTcgccgattttttttaaatgcctaGCGTGCGAGAAGTCCTTCAAGAACCAATACTCGTTGAGGATACACACTAAAAAATACCATCTAATGGAAAGGAGATATCAATGTACACAGTGCGAAAAGACCTTCTTTACCGGCGCTCAACTTCGAAGCCACACTTTAAGGCACACGGGCGTAAAAGATTTCCAATGTGACTATTGCTCGAGACTGTTTGCCAGAAAAACTGTTTTGTCCGCGCACATGCGTCTCCATATGAACAATTGGCTGTACACGTGTCATCTTTGCGATAAAGGGTTCGTGCAGAAATGGAGCTGGACAGAACACGTGCAAACTGTACACGGAAAGaaggaaaaaaaattgaagaagAAAATTGTTGCCAAGTGCAATGCACCAGAAGACGTGCGTAATGTTGTTAGCGGAAAGAAGGAAAACAAGTTGAAGACAATTGCTGCCAAGTGCAATGCACCAGCAAAAGTGCGTACCGTTGTTCGCGGAAAGAAGGAAAACAAGTTGAAGAAGACAATTGCCGCCAAGTACTATGCACCATCCAG gTGGCCCTCATCAGTTGATCATCAAAAGCGAAATAGCGGACGACAAGAAGAGTAA
- the LOC128199618 gene encoding gastrula zinc finger protein XlCGF26.1-like produces MPNISIVKGLTKPVKRSKNYTAIAKLSNITVVGGVYKSLNPAIGINRAVVKKNNKAQRKKAPPKLPEKIDDNRPITERQMHCINIEVFLTHTTATPIRSHDGFSYMCCFCNENFVNPADLKDHSLMKHKNAHDIIEFMKKQRPDAFLLKLDITLLKCTICDTSIDTVDELFDHLQNEHKKRLHTEVKCQIVPFKFGGEQLQCALCSLFFTKYKILLEHMHTHFRNFVCDICDAGFVSRRAMLSHKDTHTKGSFECGECSKVFENPQRRRTHMNAVHRFMNLPSKCGICKERFTGGRLKDLHMIAVHGMSPVIRKCLACDKTFPSQQALRIHTKKYHLLERNFQCSECDMKFFTGALLKNHMLKHTGQKDFQCDVCLKWFGRKCVLTEHMRIHMNDRRFVCMHCGRGFVQKCSWRGHLRTVHGEIDDGVMTNQHDASYGP; encoded by the coding sequence ATGCCTAACATAAGTATAGTGAAAGGTTTAACCAAACCTGTGAAAAGATCTAAAAATTACACCGCAATAGCTAAATTATCTAACATCACTGTAGTAGGTGGTGTGTATAAATCTCTTAACCCTGCAATTGGAATAAATAGAGCTGTGGTTAAAAAGAATAACAAAGCTCAGCGAAAGAAAGCACCTCCTAAGTTACCGGAAAAGATAGATGATAACCGACCTATTACTGAAAGACAGATGCATTGTATAAATATAGAAGTCTTTTTAACGCACACAACAGCAACGCCGATACGAAGTCACGACGGGTTTTCTTATATGTGTTGCTTTTGTAACGAGAACTTCGTGAATCCAGCTGATTTGAAAGATCATTCGTTGATGAAGCATAAAAACGCTCACGATATCATTGAATTCATGAAGAAGCAAAGACCTGATGCATTTTTACTGAAGCTCGATATCACGTTGTTGAAATGTACAATTTGCGATACAAGTATCGACACAGTAGACGAATTGTTTGATCATTTGCAAAATGAACACAAAAAGCGACTGCACACAGAGGTGAAGTGCCAGATAGTTCCGTTCAAATTTGGCGGTGAACAACTGCAGTGTGCGTTGTGTTCTCTCTTCTTCACCAAATACAAGATCCTTTTGGAACACATGCACACGCATTTCAGGAATTTCGTCTGCGACATCTGCGACGCGGGCTTCGTCAGTCGCAGAGCGATGTTGTCACACAAAGACACTCACACCAAAGGCTCGTTCGAATGCGGGGAGTGCAGCAAAGTGTTCGAGAATCCCCAGAGACGAAGAACACACATGAATGCAGTCCACAGATTCATGAATTTGCCGAGCAAGTGCGGCATCTGCAAGGAGAGATTCACAGGCGGCCGCCTGAAGGATTTACATATGATCGCCGTCCACGGAATGTCTCCAGTTATCAGGAAATGTTTGGCTTGTGACAAAACCTTCCCCAGCCAACAAGCTTTAAGGATACACACTAAAAAGTATCACTTACTGGAACGGAATTTCCAATGCAGCGAATGTGATATGAAGTTCTTTACCGGAGCGTTGTTGAAGAATCACATGTTGAAGCATACAGGGCAGAAGGATTTCCAGTGCGATGTCTGTTTGAAGTGGTTCGGTAGGAAATGTGTTTTGACCGAGCATATGCGAATACATATGAATGACAGGCGGTTTGTTTGCATGCATTGCGGCCGAGGGTTCGTGCAGAAGTGCAGTTGGCGCGGACATTTGCGGACTGTGCATGGAGAGATTGATGACGGCGTGATGACAAATCAACACGATGCAAGCTACGGTCCCTAA